From the genome of Methanobrevibacter smithii ATCC 35061, one region includes:
- a CDS encoding 3-dehydroquinate synthase II has product MTPNKPWDDKKEMITTALESGISYVLDLDDYDKIQKLGNVKIVANSDDADIYLVGINGEGDGSLILSEDLNQSQDLQEAKKAKREGKTVCAYVEITDKNHEQLAVSLGSVADYIILISTDWTVIPLENIIADLQKADVKIIAAVADEDGAKLAIETLEHGTDGVIFEANDFNQIKKIAQLVVDASKIKYDLKVATVTNVKPLGSGDRVCVDTTDMMKPGEGMLIGSYSKSLFLVHSESLESEYVASRPFRVNAGPVQAYVMVPGNKTRYLSELVAGDEVLIVNTEGETRTAYVGRSKIERRPLILIEAEYEGKTIRTLLQNAETIRIVDADNNPLSVADIKIGDKVKVYVESNARHFGIAIDETIIEQ; this is encoded by the coding sequence ATGACTCCAAACAAGCCATGGGATGATAAAAAAGAAATGATTACAACTGCATTGGAATCAGGCATCAGCTATGTCTTGGATTTAGATGATTATGATAAAATCCAAAAGTTAGGAAATGTAAAAATAGTAGCTAACAGTGATGATGCAGATATTTATCTTGTTGGAATAAATGGTGAAGGTGACGGATCTTTAATCCTTAGTGAAGATTTAAACCAATCACAAGATTTACAGGAAGCAAAAAAAGCTAAAAGAGAAGGCAAAACTGTTTGTGCTTATGTAGAAATCACAGATAAAAATCATGAGCAATTAGCTGTCAGTTTAGGTTCTGTTGCTGATTACATTATTTTAATAAGTACTGACTGGACAGTTATTCCATTGGAAAATATTATTGCAGACCTGCAGAAAGCAGATGTAAAAATAATAGCTGCAGTAGCCGATGAAGACGGAGCTAAATTGGCTATTGAAACATTGGAACATGGTACTGATGGAGTAATATTTGAAGCAAATGATTTTAATCAGATTAAAAAAATAGCACAGTTAGTTGTAGACGCTTCTAAAATAAAATATGATTTGAAAGTAGCTACTGTTACTAATGTTAAACCATTAGGTTCAGGTGACAGAGTATGTGTTGACACTACTGACATGATGAAACCTGGAGAAGGTATGTTAATCGGATCATATTCCAAATCATTATTTTTAGTACATAGCGAGTCACTTGAAAGTGAATATGTAGCATCAAGACCATTCAGAGTAAATGCAGGTCCTGTTCAGGCATATGTAATGGTTCCGGGAAATAAAACAAGATACCTCTCAGAACTTGTTGCAGGAGACGAAGTTTTAATTGTCAATACAGAAGGTGAAACAAGAACTGCATATGTCGGAAGAAGTAAAATTGAAAGAAGGCCTTTAATATTGATTGAAGCAGAATATGAAGGCAAAACAATCAGAACACTTCTTCAGAATGCAGAAACAATTAGAATAGTTGATGCTGATAATAATCCTCTATCCGTAGCTGATATCAAAATAGGGGATAAAGTTAAAGTATATGTTGAATCAAATGCCAGACATTTTGGTATAGCTATTGATGAAACAATAATTGAACAGTAA
- a CDS encoding 2-amino-3,7-dideoxy-D-threo-hept-6-ulosonate synthase, with translation MMIGKKIRLERIINRHTGRTVIAPMDHGVSNGPMKGIIDIDKTVESISQGGADAILMHKGIVEQGHRGYGKDIGLIVHLSASTSLAPNPNNKVIVTSVEKAIQLGADAVSVHVNLGSETESEMLQELGEISETCSYWGIPLLAMMYPRGQKVENEHDVELVKHAARVGSELGVDIVKTNYTGDPDSFKEVVEGALVPVVIAGGPKVDTDEELLQMVKDSIEVGGAGVAFGRNLFQAENPGKITKAISEVVHNDLEVNEALKFLK, from the coding sequence ATGATGATTGGTAAAAAGATTCGTTTAGAAAGAATCATTAACAGACATACCGGTAGAACTGTAATAGCTCCAATGGACCATGGAGTTTCTAATGGCCCAATGAAGGGTATTATAGATATAGATAAAACTGTTGAAAGCATTTCACAAGGTGGGGCAGATGCAATACTTATGCATAAAGGTATTGTAGAACAGGGCCACAGAGGATACGGTAAAGATATAGGTCTTATTGTGCATTTGTCTGCAAGTACTTCCTTAGCACCAAATCCAAATAATAAAGTAATTGTTACTTCTGTTGAAAAAGCTATTCAGTTAGGAGCAGATGCAGTATCTGTACATGTTAACTTAGGCAGTGAAACAGAAAGTGAAATGTTGCAGGAATTAGGGGAAATCTCTGAAACCTGCAGTTACTGGGGAATTCCTCTTTTAGCTATGATGTACCCGAGAGGTCAAAAGGTAGAAAATGAACATGATGTGGAGTTAGTTAAACATGCTGCACGTGTAGGTTCAGAACTTGGTGTGGATATTGTAAAAACCAATTATACAGGGGATCCTGATTCATTTAAAGAAGTAGTTGAAGGAGCATTAGTGCCTGTAGTAATAGCTGGAGGTCCAAAAGTGGATACTGACGAAGAATTATTGCAGATGGTAAAAGATTCTATTGAAGTTGGTGGAGCTGGAGTAGCATTTGGACGTAACCTTTTCCAGGCTGAAAACCCAGGTAAAATAACTAAAGCTATTTCAGAAGTAGTGCATAATGATTTAGAAGTAAATGAAGCTTTAAAATTCTTGAAATAA
- a CDS encoding class I SAM-dependent methyltransferase, whose amino-acid sequence MINISYNIKEYRKELFNIADDGNTIIELGCHVGNTTKLILDKFDNVKIIAIDNSPEAVGKMEKLADDYSNLTFISGDVRRHEILLEAFRLTQKCDVLSVDLGGGYHPDTVFKVFYIWSSTFKPVHSIIRNKGLVDFCNSASVSCKDFKSHEGHLESYIDEGIPPQIKEFELWTPSLRKK is encoded by the coding sequence ATGATAAACATTAGCTATAATATAAAGGAATATAGAAAAGAGCTATTTAATATAGCTGATGACGGAAATACCATTATTGAGTTGGGATGTCATGTAGGAAACACTACAAAACTAATTTTGGATAAATTTGACAATGTAAAAATAATAGCTATTGATAATAGTCCTGAAGCTGTAGGGAAAATGGAAAAACTTGCTGATGATTATTCCAATTTAACATTTATATCTGGTGATGTAAGACGCCATGAGATTCTTCTGGAAGCTTTTAGGTTAACTCAAAAGTGTGATGTTTTATCTGTTGATTTAGGTGGAGGATATCATCCTGACACTGTTTTTAAAGTATTTTACATTTGGTCATCAACATTCAAACCAGTTCATTCAATAATTAGAAATAAAGGATTAGTTGATTTTTGTAATTCAGCTAGTGTAAGCTGCAAGGATTTTAAATCTCATGAAGGCCATCTGGAATCTTACATTGATGAAGGAATTCCTCCTCAAATTAAAGAATTTGAATTATGGACACCTTCTTTAAGGAAAAAATAG
- a CDS encoding pantoate kinase has protein sequence MDISVFVPGHITGFFSIENNANPLKNGSCGAGFLVNRGVLTDISSCDTLEIEVNQGDYTVINEVLKILKIEKPVKITQDIQLPIGAGFGTSAASALGLAIALNEFFSLGYTLEECGQIAHRAEINLGSGLGDVIAQMGKGIVLRTKAGAPGIGEIKSFPDEEIIIATKTFGEIDTASVIQNPEYKKIISDAGLELKNRFVENPSIGNFLDFSFEFSEKTNLMSDEVSELIDYFNSLDDILGSSMAMLGNTVFAFASNRDVFKNMDIEGLNIYELDNIGIKYDKH, from the coding sequence ATGGATATTTCAGTTTTTGTTCCGGGTCACATTACCGGTTTTTTTAGCATTGAAAATAATGCAAATCCTTTAAAAAATGGGTCCTGTGGAGCTGGTTTTTTAGTAAACAGAGGTGTTTTAACAGATATTTCTTCTTGTGATACTTTGGAAATTGAAGTTAATCAGGGAGATTATACAGTTATTAATGAAGTTTTGAAGATTTTAAAGATTGAAAAACCGGTTAAAATCACTCAGGATATTCAGCTTCCAATTGGAGCGGGATTTGGAACATCAGCTGCATCTGCATTAGGTCTGGCTATTGCTTTAAATGAATTTTTCAGTTTAGGATATACTTTAGAGGAATGCGGTCAGATAGCTCACAGGGCAGAAATTAATTTAGGTTCCGGGTTAGGTGATGTAATAGCTCAAATGGGTAAAGGCATAGTTTTAAGAACAAAGGCTGGAGCTCCGGGGATTGGTGAAATAAAATCTTTTCCTGATGAAGAAATCATAATAGCTACTAAAACATTTGGTGAAATTGACACTGCATCTGTTATTCAGAATCCAGAATATAAAAAAATAATTTCAGATGCAGGTTTGGAGTTAAAAAACAGATTTGTAGAAAATCCGTCAATTGGGAATTTTTTAGACTTTTCTTTTGAATTTTCAGAAAAGACAAATCTGATGTCTGATGAAGTAAGTGAACTTATTGATTATTTTAATTCTTTGGATGATATTTTAGGTTCTTCAATGGCAATGCTTGGAAATACTGTATTTGCCTTTGCATCTAATAGAGATGTTTTTAAAAACATGGATATTGAAGGCTTAAATATATATGAACTGGATAATATTGGTATAAAATATGATAAACATTAG
- a CDS encoding UvrD-helicase domain-containing protein, protein MPTNFEFLKEDYPDLFDWAHDMEKKVKQDPNGAINSGSKFFERILNILLENARIHPKETYVEKIIDLKNKKVIDSKSEKLLQKARKYRNDDRHSDSSSNERVALAFLKVIFNISVWFMEDYNNEIIHNSDFDTNILTQIEKESQVSKEDIEKFENKLLNMLEFKMEQINRKKEEVVNLVEDNYILKEDVGKIVNDAVNLAMIQSSEDKASLENKILNLSKENEELKRGFESKFNDLKINYSENNKEELVNFIADNYYSKEDVGKIVNDAVNLAMIQSSEDKANFKKELLNLSKKYDSSRKNLEDKIDNLTMEYSNADLSKFVTDNYAPKDEIYKIVSNEIENLKKESDEDKLNLEKMMLIINEENELMRKDFESKLNSINEQTSDKSNKELENLIIKDYVPKSDLKKHIDLAIKEFAKTHNIEISEIYNPPEEILIENQPKFVPSKPKKQKIKPKKLNEDQEAAVMYDGKKPLLIEAGPGSGKTTVLIERVKYLLNNKGIDPESLLVITFTKKAANELKTRLSEETDNISELDVQKMQISTIHGFCAKILEKAGYVNLSIIGDDLGEKINMFVRKHLEELGFTGIAYASKRDAKNIINKYEEYCTFGVDSQNLIKYIQDNYPISQDYIDFVEQYMEENEGKFPKMEVKENKEFKQSYYNALYLQVAKSYPIYKELMEKENVIDFGHMQLKALEYLRENPDSVFKNILIDEFQDTDPIQMEIFKILMKNCDSATFVGDIDQSIYGFRGSYDNYFEQLSNEYDVKRISLNTNYRSTNQIIDVSEALIKPQRDVHSEKDLKGNRDIDFPIYYISNEDKDNEAENICEFIKYLKETGKIDNYNEIAVLTRSVTSNGNCIKPLMNLLNENNIPYAIKGNKDLLDKDEIKSILTLIYYVISEDKDHHIMNSWEKKWLNLKAFTDTDFKMKLCNLSDETKEILFNIQEQYENDVVAAEKDVSIEVTGKKSRVRSFGGVFKKYNKPEFENGQEILKDIVNKVSFPYLNVQNLEKWGIKNKDDLAFFDKLFEIRENILSEDIEYKNKLTILEIYMRLLEINDYFNADFINNPNNQDEISNLAFISNTLYNYEQMYYNKAIRGAFWFLYTNIEDYGSSNVDPNGVQLMTVHKAKGLEFPVVIVASFSDKKFPSKFISPNPDNGYIHGKPAFFTPYEFLKYKDFENESEEVLIHEEEENRIIYVAMTRAQDILVLSSLVPPSDKENEITYKGSSLVEDLLINKNYAMSLQAKEIEIPKTVCKKPDFEEELLELSFTSLKSYLQCPFRNKLLNHFHFKISDKTQITYGKVIHKALEVINKRIKATGEYLGDDEVKNIVENLFYTNPNIAYDRKQKLKTDKLDDIVDNVIHYYHTFGNKIKVIDSEVQFNVKNKDYGITGAIDLIYETDDGKIGLLDYKYTSSEAKYMKWHKKQLYVYVGVLKSLEEWKNKEISELKVYAIKSRKLVGIPVDYDKINEIMQEMDTVAKNIDENKYPRQKDQHCNKCAFKRICGIDYVN, encoded by the coding sequence ATGCCAACAAATTTTGAATTTTTAAAAGAAGACTATCCTGATTTATTTGATTGGGCTCATGACATGGAAAAAAAAGTTAAACAAGACCCTAATGGAGCTATTAATTCAGGTTCTAAATTTTTTGAAAGAATTTTAAATATATTACTTGAAAATGCCAGAATTCATCCTAAAGAAACATATGTTGAAAAAATAATTGATTTAAAAAATAAGAAAGTCATTGATTCCAAATCAGAGAAATTGCTTCAAAAAGCAAGAAAATACCGTAATGATGATAGACATAGTGATTCTTCGTCAAATGAAAGAGTGGCATTAGCTTTTTTAAAAGTTATATTTAATATATCTGTATGGTTTATGGAGGATTATAATAATGAAATTATTCATAATTCTGATTTTGATACAAATATTTTAACCCAGATTGAAAAAGAAAGTCAAGTATCTAAAGAAGACATAGAAAAATTTGAAAATAAATTGTTGAATATGTTAGAATTTAAGATGGAACAAATAAATCGTAAAAAAGAAGAGGTAGTTAATCTTGTTGAAGATAATTATATTCTTAAGGAGGATGTCGGTAAAATAGTTAATGATGCTGTGAATTTGGCTATGATACAATCTAGTGAAGATAAAGCTAGTCTTGAAAATAAAATACTTAATCTTTCAAAAGAAAACGAAGAATTAAAAAGAGGTTTTGAATCTAAATTTAATGATCTTAAAATCAATTATTCTGAAAATAATAAAGAAGAATTGGTAAATTTTATTGCAGATAATTATTATTCTAAAGAAGATGTCGGTAAAATAGTTAATGATGCTGTGAATTTGGCTATGATACAATCTAGTGAAGATAAAGCTAATTTTAAAAAAGAACTACTTAATCTTTCAAAAAAATATGATTCTTCAAGAAAAAATCTTGAAGATAAAATTGACAATTTAACAATGGAATATTCTAATGCTGATTTAAGCAAGTTTGTTACAGATAATTATGCTCCAAAAGATGAAATTTATAAGATAGTTTCTAATGAAATTGAAAATTTAAAAAAAGAATCAGATGAGGATAAACTTAATTTAGAAAAAATGATGTTAATTATTAATGAGGAAAATGAATTAATGAGAAAAGATTTTGAATCTAAATTAAATAGTATTAACGAGCAAACATCGGATAAAAGTAATAAAGAGCTTGAAAATTTAATTATTAAGGATTATGTTCCTAAAAGTGATTTAAAAAAGCATATTGATTTAGCAATTAAAGAATTTGCAAAAACTCATAATATAGAAATTAGTGAAATTTACAATCCTCCTGAAGAAATTTTAATTGAAAATCAACCTAAATTTGTTCCATCTAAACCTAAAAAACAAAAAATAAAACCTAAAAAATTAAATGAAGATCAAGAAGCAGCTGTTATGTATGATGGTAAAAAACCTCTTTTAATTGAAGCAGGCCCAGGTTCTGGTAAAACTACAGTTTTAATTGAAAGGGTAAAATATCTTTTAAATAATAAAGGTATTGATCCTGAAAGTTTACTTGTTATTACTTTTACAAAAAAAGCAGCTAATGAATTAAAAACAAGATTAAGTGAAGAAACAGATAATATATCAGAATTAGATGTTCAAAAAATGCAGATATCTACTATTCATGGTTTTTGTGCTAAAATTTTAGAAAAAGCAGGGTATGTTAATTTAAGTATTATTGGTGATGATTTAGGTGAAAAAATTAATATGTTTGTTAGAAAACATCTTGAAGAGTTAGGATTCACTGGAATAGCTTATGCTTCTAAAAGGGATGCTAAAAACATTATTAATAAATATGAGGAATATTGTACTTTTGGTGTTGATTCACAAAATCTTATAAAATATATTCAAGATAATTATCCAATTAGTCAAGATTACATTGATTTTGTAGAACAATATATGGAAGAAAATGAAGGTAAATTTCCTAAAATGGAAGTTAAGGAAAATAAGGAATTTAAACAATCTTATTACAATGCCTTGTATTTACAAGTAGCTAAATCTTATCCAATTTATAAAGAATTAATGGAAAAAGAAAATGTTATTGATTTTGGTCATATGCAACTAAAAGCACTGGAATATCTTAGAGAAAATCCAGATTCTGTTTTTAAAAATATTTTAATTGATGAATTCCAGGATACTGATCCTATTCAAATGGAAATTTTTAAAATTTTAATGAAAAATTGTGATAGTGCTACTTTTGTAGGAGATATTGATCAAAGTATTTATGGTTTTAGAGGTTCTTATGACAATTACTTTGAACAGTTATCTAATGAATATGATGTTAAAAGAATAAGTTTAAATACAAATTATCGTTCAACTAATCAGATAATTGATGTGTCTGAAGCACTTATTAAACCTCAAAGAGATGTTCATTCTGAAAAGGATTTAAAAGGTAATAGGGACATTGATTTCCCGATTTATTATATTTCTAATGAAGATAAAGATAATGAAGCAGAAAATATCTGCGAATTTATTAAATATTTAAAAGAAACTGGTAAAATTGATAATTATAATGAAATAGCTGTTTTAACAAGGTCTGTTACTAGTAATGGTAATTGTATTAAACCATTAATGAATTTACTTAATGAAAATAATATTCCTTATGCTATTAAAGGAAATAAAGATTTACTGGATAAAGATGAAATTAAATCTATTTTAACATTGATTTATTATGTTATTTCAGAAGATAAAGATCATCATATAATGAACTCCTGGGAAAAGAAATGGCTTAACTTAAAGGCATTTACTGACACTGATTTTAAAATGAAGCTCTGTAATTTGTCTGATGAAACAAAAGAAATTCTTTTTAATATTCAGGAACAGTATGAAAATGATGTTGTTGCAGCTGAAAAAGATGTGAGTATTGAAGTCACTGGTAAAAAAAGTAGAGTTAGAAGTTTTGGTGGAGTATTTAAAAAATATAATAAACCTGAATTTGAAAATGGTCAAGAAATATTAAAAGATATTGTAAATAAAGTCAGTTTTCCTTATTTAAATGTTCAAAACTTAGAAAAGTGGGGAATTAAGAATAAAGATGATTTGGCTTTTTTTGATAAATTATTTGAAATTCGTGAAAATATTTTATCTGAAGATATTGAATATAAAAACAAATTAACTATTTTGGAAATTTATATGCGATTATTAGAGATAAATGATTATTTTAATGCAGATTTCATCAATAATCCTAATAATCAAGATGAAATTAGTAATTTAGCTTTTATATCAAATACATTATATAATTATGAGCAAATGTATTATAATAAAGCTATTCGTGGTGCTTTTTGGTTTTTATATACTAATATTGAGGATTATGGATCTTCAAATGTGGATCCTAATGGTGTTCAATTAATGACTGTTCATAAAGCTAAAGGATTGGAGTTTCCAGTTGTTATTGTAGCTTCATTTTCTGATAAAAAATTCCCATCTAAATTTATAAGTCCAAATCCTGATAATGGTTATATTCATGGAAAACCTGCTTTTTTTACTCCATATGAGTTTTTAAAATATAAAGATTTTGAAAATGAGTCAGAAGAAGTTTTAATTCATGAAGAAGAAGAAAATAGGATAATTTATGTTGCAATGACAAGAGCTCAAGACATTTTAGTTTTATCTTCACTTGTTCCTCCATCAGATAAAGAAAATGAAATTACTTATAAAGGTTCTTCTTTAGTTGAAGATTTACTTATAAATAAGAATTATGCTATGTCTCTTCAAGCAAAAGAAATTGAAATTCCAAAAACCGTTTGTAAAAAACCAGATTTTGAAGAGGAATTATTAGAGTTAAGTTTCACTTCTTTAAAATCATATCTTCAATGTCCGTTTAGAAACAAATTATTAAATCATTTTCATTTTAAAATTTCTGATAAAACTCAAATTACTTATGGTAAAGTAATTCATAAAGCTTTAGAAGTAATTAATAAACGCATAAAAGCTACTGGTGAATATTTGGGTGATGATGAGGTTAAAAACATTGTTGAAAACTTGTTCTACACAAATCCCAACATTGCTTATGATAGAAAACAGAAATTAAAAACAGATAAATTAGATGATATTGTTGATAATGTTATTCATTATTATCATACATTTGGAAATAAAATAAAAGTAATTGATTCTGAAGTTCAATTTAATGTAAAAAATAAAGATTATGGTATAACCGGAGCTATTGATTTAATATATGAAACTGATGATGGTAAAATTGGTTTATTGGATTATAAATATACTAGTTCTGAAGCTAAATATATGAAATGGCATAAAAAACAGTTGTATGTTTATGTTGGTGTTTTAAAATCATTAGAGGAATGGAAAAATAAAGAAATTAGTGAACTAAAAGTTTATGCAATTAAATCAAGGAAATTAGTGGGCATTCCTGTGGATTATGATAAGATTAATGAGATTATGCAAGAAATGGATACTGTGGCAAAGAATATTGATGAAAATAAATATCCTCGTCAAAAAGATCAACATTGTAATAAATGTGCGTTTAAAAGAATTTGTGGAATAGATTATGTAAATTAA
- the cca gene encoding CCA tRNA nucleotidyltransferase, which produces MDYKQILNEIKPSKEESREILKTSDKLISYLNEVCKDEGITASASLVGSVAKKTYLSGKSDIDIFISFPLDVDVAQLKKIGLYLGYKCSDYFNGDASEHYASHPYVTSQINGFEVDFVPCYKIEDGSQLKSAVDRTILHTKYIKSHLEQDQNEEVLLLKRFMDMTGTYGSEFKVGGFAGYLCELLILKYGTFENTLKEASKWRYGHTVDLEGYGTAALFNDPLIVIDPTDMNRNVGAALRLDKMAEFIQSARNYLASNNKKEYFYPVANKFAKDEILEEFQKRGSDVIAVKFNIPDIPLDTLHPQLRKTTESLAEKLNDEDFPVYQSDYWSDEENTAVLLFEMTVSRLNNTKIHYGPKVFVKRGSQNFIDKHGIENCYILDDFVVSKISREFVTASDFINYVLSYENISLIKVGKNLLDNIITSYELLSLDDLDLSNESFVTFLDDFLNPNKYLFR; this is translated from the coding sequence ATGGATTATAAACAGATTTTAAATGAGATTAAACCTTCAAAAGAGGAAAGCAGAGAAATTCTTAAGACTTCAGATAAATTAATCAGTTATTTAAATGAAGTCTGCAAAGATGAAGGCATCACTGCTAGTGCTTCACTTGTAGGTTCTGTAGCTAAGAAAACTTATTTAAGCGGAAAATCAGATATTGATATCTTTATTTCCTTTCCTTTAGATGTGGATGTTGCACAGCTTAAAAAAATAGGTTTATATTTGGGATATAAATGCAGCGATTATTTTAATGGAGATGCCAGTGAACATTATGCATCTCACCCATATGTAACTAGTCAGATTAATGGTTTTGAAGTGGATTTTGTTCCATGCTATAAAATTGAAGACGGAAGCCAGCTGAAATCTGCAGTTGACAGGACAATTTTACATACCAAATATATTAAATCTCATTTAGAACAAGACCAGAATGAAGAAGTTCTTCTTTTAAAAAGATTCATGGACATGACAGGAACATATGGCTCTGAATTTAAAGTAGGGGGCTTTGCAGGTTATCTGTGTGAACTGCTGATTTTAAAATATGGGACCTTTGAAAACACTTTAAAGGAAGCTTCAAAATGGAGATATGGTCATACTGTTGATTTGGAAGGTTATGGTACTGCAGCTTTGTTTAATGACCCGTTAATCGTAATAGATCCCACTGATATGAACCGTAATGTTGGGGCTGCATTAAGATTAGATAAAATGGCTGAATTTATCCAATCTGCAAGAAATTATTTAGCCAGCAACAATAAAAAAGAGTATTTTTACCCGGTAGCTAATAAATTTGCTAAAGATGAAATTTTAGAAGAATTTCAAAAAAGAGGCAGTGATGTAATAGCTGTTAAATTTAATATTCCTGACATTCCTTTGGATACCCTTCATCCTCAGCTTAGAAAAACAACCGAGTCTTTAGCTGAGAAATTAAATGATGAAGATTTTCCTGTTTACCAATCTGATTACTGGAGTGATGAGGAAAATACAGCTGTTTTGCTTTTTGAGATGACTGTGTCCAGATTAAATAATACAAAAATCCATTATGGTCCGAAGGTTTTTGTTAAAAGAGGCTCACAAAACTTTATTGACAAGCATGGAATTGAAAACTGCTATATTTTAGATGATTTTGTTGTTTCTAAAATCTCAAGGGAATTTGTAACAGCTTCTGATTTTATTAATTATGTTTTAAGTTATGAAAATATTTCCTTAATAAAAGTAGGTAAAAATCTTTTGGATAATATAATTACCAGCTATGAACTCCTTTCATTAGATGATTTGGATTTAAGTAATGAAAGTTTCGTAACTTTTTTAGATGATTTTTTAAATCCAAATAAATACTTATTTAGATAA
- the thpR gene encoding RNA 2',3'-cyclic phosphodiesterase translates to MSQIRSFLAIDLDDDFKPKVNKIIKEFKKIDANIKFVDLNNLHFTLKFFGDIDTEGIDLISKKIEKVADDFEPFNIKISGCGAFPNNNHIKVIWIGVESDELLVQLHDKLDNEFAAIGFDKDKKFSTHLTIGRMKSAKGKNQVRDIIEEFENVEIGEMNISNIAFKKSTLKPSGPIYENLKTYDL, encoded by the coding sequence ATGTCTCAAATCAGATCTTTTTTAGCTATTGATTTAGATGATGATTTTAAACCTAAAGTAAATAAAATCATAAAAGAATTTAAAAAGATTGATGCAAATATTAAATTTGTTGATTTAAATAATTTGCATTTTACTTTAAAATTCTTTGGAGATATAGATACTGAAGGTATAGATTTAATTTCTAAAAAAATTGAAAAAGTGGCTGATGATTTTGAACCATTTAATATTAAAATAAGTGGCTGCGGAGCTTTTCCGAATAATAATCATATAAAGGTTATCTGGATTGGAGTTGAAAGTGACGAACTTTTAGTCCAGTTACATGACAAGCTAGATAATGAATTCGCAGCTATAGGTTTTGATAAGGATAAAAAATTCTCAACACATCTTACTATTGGCCGTATGAAATCAGCTAAAGGAAAAAATCAGGTTAGAGATATTATTGAAGAGTTTGAAAATGTTGAAATTGGGGAAATGAATATTTCAAACATTGCTTTTAAGAAAAGCACTTTAAAGCCTTCAGGTCCGATTTATGAAAATTTAAAAACTTACGATTTGTGA